The genomic segment TTCTAATAGGAATTGCATCATTTTTACTGCTATCAGTAATACGAACGACTTTGCCTCTTAAATTCCAATCATCTATTACAGCTGTGCCATTTTGACCTAACACATACCAGCGCGGTAAATTTATAAAATTACTTGTTCCAACTTCTACAACGTAAATTAATCCGCTTTCAAATTCTAACTCAGCAGTAAATCCATCATCCACAAGTTCATTGGTAACATGAGTAAATCTAGCATATACTGATTTTATCCTTTCATTAATCATCATGCATGCCTGGTCAATAATGTGAACACCCCAATCTAAAAGCATTCCACCACCATGTTCTTCTTCTTGTCTCCAATCACCTGGTATGCCACGAGATCCATGTACTCTAGACTCTATTCTAAAGACATTTCCTAAGATAGCTTCATCATATATCTTTTTTACAGTTAAAAAATCCTCATCCCAACGTCTATTTTGATGAACAACCAAAACTTTATCCATTTCTTCTGCTATATCTACCATCTTCTTAAATTCTAAAGATGACATTGCTGCTGGCTTTTCACAAATTACATTTTTGCCAGCTTTTAATGAACTGATTACTATCTCTTTGTGTACATCATTTGGTGTTGCACATAAAACAATATCTACTTTCTCATCTTCTAAAAGCTCTTTAAAAGAATTATACGGATTTATTCCATGCTCTCTAGCAAATGCTTGTCTATCTTCTTTAATATCATAAGTACCGCAAACAGTCAAATTATCAATTC from the Clostridium beijerinckii genome contains:
- a CDS encoding Gfo/Idh/MocA family protein, which translates into the protein MCNEMFNLAIVGLGGMGNWHRELIEGIDNLTVCGTYDIKEDRQAFAREHGINPYNSFKELLEDEKVDIVLCATPNDVHKEIVISSLKAGKNVICEKPAAMSSLEFKKMVDIAEEMDKVLVVHQNRRWDEDFLTVKKIYDEAILGNVFRIESRVHGSRGIPGDWRQEEEHGGGMLLDWGVHIIDQACMMINERIKSVYARFTHVTNELVDDGFTAELEFESGLIYVVEVGTSNFINLPRWYVLGQNGTAVIDDWNLRGKVVRITDSSKNDAIPIRTAAGLTKTMAPRTEETIKEEALKIVNSDVKDFYRNVMGAIRGEEEILVKNTEVMRVIKLMESIRESVIKKKVIEL